Proteins from one Sphingomonas sp. HF-S4 genomic window:
- a CDS encoding PAS domain-containing protein produces MKSESGRSGQSVADDERIASELVGLRHTDPFVAAVHATRMPMIITNPRLPDNPVVFANDSFCRLTGYDREEIVGRNCRFLQGPDTDPATRQALHDAVRNVQPIETDIRNYRKDGEAFWNRLLMAPVFDVDGTLVYFFASQVDVTLERDRLSGLERDNTALMAEVTSRLRSQQERERELALALKAGGFGTWSFELATKTLTASDECKALFGRDPELPFTYEDRVAAVHPDDRQRAISSMENAGDLRREHNEEYRIYWPDGSMHWLSSRGQPFFDADDQPVRVAGVSMDITTTKRADLKRSALAQLNDLFRDLDQSADISFVAAEILGQTLGVSRAGYGLVDPANETITIERDWNAPGVSSIAGTLAFRDYGSYIDDLKRGDTVTVADSRLDPRTAETSAVLEAINARSFINMPLTEQGGFVALIFVNDSSPRQWSEDDIAFVREVAERTRDASERRRAERELADLAASLERQVAERTAELIATEDALRQSQKMEAVGQLTGGLAHDFNNLLTGISGSLEMIQLRLKQGRSADVDRYVDAALGASRRAAALTHRLLAFSRRQTLDPRPTDANVLITGMEELIRRTVGPSVIVETSLALELGSTLVDPSQLENALLNLCINARDAMPDGGRIMIETTDRRIDERAGRERDIEPGDYVCLSVSDTGTGMSPAVIAKAFEPFFTTKPIGSGTGLGLSMIYGFARQSGGQVRIHSAPDAGTTVTIYLPRNARAAEPEEAPATLSQAPRAEGGETVLVVDDEESIRMLVTETLADLGYHALEAADGPSALKLLTTESHIDLLVTDVGLPGMNGRQLADAIRSSRPDLKILFITGYAENAVLNHGHLEAGMHVITKPFAMEALASRIRELIAE; encoded by the coding sequence TTGAAGAGCGAAAGCGGTCGGTCGGGGCAGAGCGTCGCCGATGACGAACGCATCGCGAGCGAACTCGTTGGCCTGCGCCACACCGATCCGTTCGTTGCGGCGGTTCATGCGACGCGGATGCCGATGATCATCACCAACCCGCGCCTGCCGGACAACCCGGTCGTATTTGCGAACGACTCCTTTTGCCGGCTGACGGGCTACGATCGAGAAGAGATCGTCGGCCGCAACTGCCGATTTTTACAGGGGCCGGACACCGATCCGGCGACACGGCAAGCGCTCCACGATGCGGTCAGGAACGTCCAGCCGATCGAAACGGACATCCGCAATTATCGGAAGGACGGCGAGGCGTTCTGGAATCGTTTGCTGATGGCGCCGGTGTTCGATGTGGACGGGACGCTTGTCTACTTCTTCGCCAGTCAGGTCGATGTCACATTGGAACGCGACCGCCTGAGCGGCCTCGAGCGCGACAATACCGCCTTGATGGCGGAGGTGACGAGCCGGCTACGCTCGCAGCAGGAGCGTGAGCGCGAACTGGCGTTGGCGTTGAAGGCGGGCGGCTTCGGGACCTGGAGCTTCGAGCTTGCCACCAAGACGCTCACCGCGTCTGATGAGTGCAAGGCGTTGTTCGGCCGCGATCCCGAACTGCCGTTTACCTACGAGGACCGGGTCGCGGCGGTCCACCCCGATGACCGCCAGCGAGCGATCTCCAGCATGGAGAACGCCGGCGACCTTCGCCGCGAGCATAATGAAGAGTATCGGATTTATTGGCCGGACGGGTCGATGCATTGGCTGTCATCGCGCGGCCAACCATTCTTTGATGCCGATGATCAACCTGTCCGGGTTGCCGGCGTATCCATGGACATCACCACCACCAAACGCGCCGATCTGAAGCGAAGTGCACTGGCGCAGCTCAATGACCTGTTTCGCGATCTCGATCAAAGCGCGGACATTTCGTTCGTGGCCGCCGAGATTTTGGGCCAGACGCTAGGGGTCAGCCGCGCGGGTTACGGCCTCGTCGATCCGGCCAACGAAACGATCACGATCGAACGCGACTGGAACGCGCCGGGTGTGTCGTCGATTGCGGGCACGCTCGCCTTCCGCGACTATGGTTCGTACATCGATGACCTGAAGCGCGGCGACACCGTGACAGTCGCTGACTCTCGCCTCGATCCACGCACCGCCGAAACCTCGGCAGTGCTGGAAGCGATCAACGCGCGATCGTTCATCAACATGCCACTCACCGAACAGGGCGGCTTCGTCGCCCTGATCTTCGTCAACGACTCTTCGCCGCGGCAATGGTCGGAGGATGATATCGCCTTCGTGCGTGAGGTCGCCGAACGGACACGCGATGCCTCGGAGCGGCGGCGGGCTGAGCGCGAGCTGGCTGACCTCGCAGCCTCGCTCGAGAGGCAGGTCGCCGAGCGCACGGCCGAACTCATCGCAACAGAGGACGCGCTGCGTCAAAGCCAGAAGATGGAGGCGGTTGGGCAGCTCACCGGCGGCCTAGCGCACGACTTCAATAACCTGCTGACCGGCATCAGCGGCAGCCTGGAAATGATCCAGCTCCGCCTGAAGCAAGGTCGTAGCGCTGACGTTGATCGATACGTCGATGCGGCGCTGGGCGCGTCACGACGTGCCGCGGCGCTGACCCACCGGCTTTTAGCCTTCAGCCGGCGCCAGACACTTGACCCGCGTCCGACCGACGCCAATGTGCTCATCACGGGCATGGAGGAACTCATCCGCCGCACGGTGGGGCCGTCCGTTATCGTCGAAACCTCGCTGGCTCTCGAGCTCGGTTCGACATTGGTCGATCCCAGCCAGCTTGAGAACGCACTGCTGAACCTGTGCATCAACGCACGCGATGCGATGCCCGATGGCGGCAGGATCATGATCGAGACGACGGATCGGAGGATCGACGAGCGGGCTGGTCGCGAGCGTGATATCGAACCGGGCGATTATGTGTGCCTATCGGTCAGCGATACCGGCACGGGCATGTCGCCGGCTGTAATCGCTAAAGCGTTCGAGCCGTTCTTCACCACCAAGCCGATTGGTAGTGGTACCGGCCTTGGCCTTTCGATGATCTACGGCTTTGCGCGGCAATCCGGTGGGCAGGTTCGTATCCATTCAGCGCCTGACGCGGGTACGACGGTCACGATCTATCTGCCGCGCAACGCGCGTGCCGCGGAACCCGAAGAAGCACCGGCGACGCTTTCCCAAGCTCCGCGGGCCGAGGGCGGGGAAACGGTGCTGGTCGTGGACGACGAGGAGTCGATCCGGATGCTGGTCACCGAGACGCTGGCCGATCTCGGGTATCATGCCCTGGAGGCGGCGGACGGCCCATCGGCGTTGAAGCTGCTCACCACCGAAAGCCATATCGATTTGCTCGTGACGGACGTCGGTCTGCCAGGCATGAACGGACGCCAACTCGCCGACGCCATCCGATCGAGCCGCCCCGACCTAAAGATTCTGTTCATCACCGGATATGCGGAGAATGCCGTGCTTAACCACGGCCATCTGGAAGCGGGAATGCACGTCATCACCAAGCCATTTGCGATGGAAGCGCTAGCGTCCCGAATTCGCGAACTTATCGCCGAATAG
- a CDS encoding response regulator transcription factor: MIEDEPLIADYVADLASMGGATSVAVAISETEAMEAARATLPAVILSDVDLKSEGSGPAACAAIRAELGSIPVISSLQVPNSVTRATMPLRSSISI, from the coding sequence GTGATCGAAGACGAACCACTGATCGCCGACTATGTGGCCGATCTCGCCAGCATGGGTGGCGCAACCTCTGTTGCTGTGGCGATATCCGAAACCGAAGCGATGGAGGCGGCCCGAGCGACCTTACCAGCTGTGATCTTGTCGGACGTCGATCTGAAATCCGAGGGCAGCGGCCCGGCTGCCTGTGCCGCGATACGGGCTGAACTCGGTTCGATTCCCGTCATTTCATCACTGCAAGTCCCGAACAGTGTGACCCGTGCGACTATGCCGCTACGATCCTCGATAAGCATATAA
- a CDS encoding GNAT family N-acetyltransferase yields the protein MIDCRWATADEFPSLATFFARIIALDSSYVSHGEIQTGLSLDGVDWAPDLEARMAEDFAALGVERSVAVAVGPDGVAGAAILLWETTPRVSFMVIEDLAVDPGMRSHGVGAALVAFAEQEGIARGMKWAFLESGLENEGAHRFFERYGFHPMSKTFAKRLSPTQA from the coding sequence ATGATTGACTGCCGCTGGGCCACCGCTGACGAATTTCCGTCGCTCGCCACCTTCTTTGCGCGCATCATCGCGCTCGACTCCTCCTATGTAAGTCATGGCGAGATCCAGACCGGTCTAAGCTTGGATGGGGTCGATTGGGCGCCCGACCTTGAGGCCCGTATGGCGGAGGACTTCGCGGCGCTCGGCGTCGAACGCTCGGTGGCGGTCGCGGTAGGCCCGGACGGGGTCGCCGGAGCTGCGATCCTGCTTTGGGAAACCACGCCCCGGGTCTCCTTCATGGTGATCGAAGACCTAGCTGTGGACCCCGGGATGCGATCACACGGCGTGGGGGCGGCACTTGTCGCGTTCGCCGAACAGGAAGGCATCGCACGAGGCATGAAATGGGCCTTCCTTGAGAGCGGTCTGGAGAATGAGGGGGCCCACCGCTTCTTCGAGCGTTACGGCTTCCATCCTATGTCGAAGACTTTCGCGAAACGACTGAGTCCGACACAAGCCTGA